GAATGCGCGACGACGCAAAGCCACCCATCAGCGCCTTGCGCACCAGGGCAGGATCGGCGCCGGCCTTGGAGGCGAACAGCAGCGCTTCGCTCACCGCCTCGATCGTCAGCGCGACGATGATCTGGTTGGCGACTTTCGTCGTCTGGCCGTCGCCGTTGGCGCCGACATGGGTGACGTTCTTGCCCATCTTGTCGAAGATCGGCTTCATGGTGCCAAAGGCGCGTTCGGGCCCGCCGACCATGATGGTGAGACTCGCCGCCTTGGCGCCGACCTCCCCGCCCGACACGGGTGCGTCGAGGTAATCCGCACCGAGCGCCTCGATCTTCTTCGCGAATTCCTTCGTCGCCAGCGGCGAGATCGAACTCATGTCGACGACGATCTGGCCCTTGGAAATGCCGCTCGCGACGCCGTCCTTGCCGAACAGCACCGCCTCTACGTGCGGCGTATCAGGCACCATGATGATGACGACATCCGCCTCCTCCGCGACCTCCTTGGCCGATTTGCAGGCGACACCTCCGGCCGCGATCAACTCCGGCGCGACCGGCGCGACGTCGTGCAGGAGCACGCGATGGCCCGCAGCCAGGAGATGGCCGGCCATTGGCCGTCCCATGGTGCCAAGTCCGATGAAGCCGATGTCGATCATGATTAGTCTTCTCTCAGTTGCATACGCAAAAATTCGTCCACACGCTCGGTGCACCTCTCCCGCTTGCGGGAGAGGTCGGCGCACAGCGCCGGGTGAGGGCTTTCTCCTCTTGGGGATTTTCTCGGTGTACCTCAGCGGTCCCATTGCCGAGATACCCTCTCCCCAACCCTCTCCCGCTTGCGGGAGAGGGAGCGCACCGGCGGCGTAGCTACGGTCTCAGGTCTCAAAGGTCTGCGCGGCGTGCCAGGACAGGCCTTCCAGCGTCGTGGTGCGCGGCTTGTATTCGCAGCCGATCCAGCCGCGATAGCCGATCGCGTCGAGATGGCGGAACAGGAAGGGATAGTTGATCTCTCCGGTGCCGGGCTCATGCCGGCCGGGATTGTCGGCGAGCTGGATGTGGGCGATCTGAGGCAGGTATTCCTGCATGGTGCGGGCGAGATCGCCCTCCATGATCTGCATGTGATAGATGTCGTACTGGACGAACAGATTGTTCGACCGCACGTCGGAGATCAGCTGGATCGCCTGCTCCGTGCCGTTGAGGAAGAAGCCGGGAATGTCGAGCGTGTTGATCGGCTCGACCAACAGCTTGATGTTCTCGCGGGCGAGCGTCGAGGCGGCAAAGCGCAGGTTTCCGACCAGCGTCTCCTGCAGTTCGCCTGGATCGGCGTCGACAGGCGCAATGCCGACGAGGCAGTTGAGCAGCTCGCAATCGAGCGCCTTGGCGTAGTCGATGGCGCGGAATACGCCATCGCGGAATTCGGCGGTGCGATCGGGCATGATCGCGATGCCGCGCTCGCCGGCGGCCCAATTGCCGGCCGGCAGATTGTGTAGCACCTGGCTCAGTCCGTGGGCATCGAGCTGTTCGCGCAGCTGCGCCTTGTCGAAATCGTAGGGAAAGAGATATTCGACCCCGGCAAAGCCAGCCGCCTTCGCCGCGGCAAAGCGGTCGATGAACGGCATCTCGTTGAAGAGCATGGTGAGGTTGGCGGCGAATCTCGGCATGATGCGTTCCCTCTATTCCGCCGGTTGCAAAACGCCGGGCCGCGCAGACCCGACCTCGTCGAGCGGC
This genomic interval from Bradyrhizobium guangzhouense contains the following:
- the hyi gene encoding hydroxypyruvate isomerase, giving the protein MPRFAANLTMLFNEMPFIDRFAAAKAAGFAGVEYLFPYDFDKAQLREQLDAHGLSQVLHNLPAGNWAAGERGIAIMPDRTAEFRDGVFRAIDYAKALDCELLNCLVGIAPVDADPGELQETLVGNLRFAASTLARENIKLLVEPINTLDIPGFFLNGTEQAIQLISDVRSNNLFVQYDIYHMQIMEGDLARTMQEYLPQIAHIQLADNPGRHEPGTGEINYPFLFRHLDAIGYRGWIGCEYKPRTTTLEGLSWHAAQTFET
- a CDS encoding 2-hydroxy-3-oxopropionate reductase, whose translation is MIDIGFIGLGTMGRPMAGHLLAAGHRVLLHDVAPVAPELIAAGGVACKSAKEVAEEADVVIIMVPDTPHVEAVLFGKDGVASGISKGQIVVDMSSISPLATKEFAKKIEALGADYLDAPVSGGEVGAKAASLTIMVGGPERAFGTMKPIFDKMGKNVTHVGANGDGQTTKVANQIIVALTIEAVSEALLFASKAGADPALVRKALMGGFASSRILEVHGERMVKRNFDPGFRIELHQKDLNLALEGARSLGLSLPSTAVAQQLFSSCAAHGGKGWDHSAMVRALELMAGHEIAAA